From a region of the Triticum aestivum cultivar Chinese Spring chromosome 7D, IWGSC CS RefSeq v2.1, whole genome shotgun sequence genome:
- the LOC123167157 gene encoding cysteine-rich receptor-like protein kinase 8: protein MVVASSSSSHVLAAAATLFTLRAVAASGGNGSATLALCVHVDGVHSSPDSPFYGGFGYSLSQVVEAASASDRLSSVTRYDQRRVTTTTGPDRADEYALAQCRPDVPADECLRCLNACLGTLDTRCDSAAVRYDSCLLRSSPHNFSSFDVNEYTVAVFDGNAPSLPKKVPTGLLGKVAANATANRSRTAAGIADYPDAAATGGRGPASVYGLAQCITQMTAQDCGSCLRGALSRLSDEFNSSAGMQVLRPSCMLRYAGSPFFNASLLPVTHVAVPEGDGAAAPEGSNSLPQSKDRVKVIALSCFAGGAAILALILVALWSKRRGRKSKSATGGGNYSYQTLVNATANFSEENRLGSGGCGVVYKGILENKKEIAIKKLARKNLKELEREVSLVAELQHENLVKFLGHCFQDDKMFLVYEYLSSKSLSNYFKGSGDYQKLDWAKWLNIIKGVARGLTYLHLDSGKDIVHRDLKPSNVLLDSNFGAKIADFDLARGYNRERSHESTRNTAGTYGYIAPECYAEGKFSTKSDVYSFGVMVLEIIVGQSINRFENDNCTGLVEHVWQHWSDLRVGDVLDRDHLGLGNHEQMQQASRCVQVALLCVQNDRSRRPAMDEVTYFLSNEMLVPDPSAPGYITAPAGSGPPVCSVNDVTISMTEPRS from the exons ATGgtcgtggcctcctcctcctcctcccatgtCCTTGCAGCTGCGGCCACTCTCTTCACCCTGAGAGCGGTGGCGGCATCCGGCGGCAACGGCAGCGCCACCCTTGCCTTGTGCGTCCACGTCGACGGCGTGCACTCGAGCCCGGACTCCCCGTTTTACGGCGGCTTCGGCTACAGTCTGTCACAGGTTGTGGAGGCAGCTAGCGCGTCCGACAGATTGTCCAGTGTGACGCGCTACGATCAAAGAAGGGTCACCACCACCACCGGCCCGGACCGCGCGGACGAGTATGCGCTCGCGCAGTGCCGGCCCGACGTGCCGGCCGACGAGTGCTTGCGCTGCCTCAATGCCTGCCTTGGCACACTTGACACCCGCTGCGACTCCGCCGCGGTGCGCTATGACAGCTGCCTCCTCCGCTCCAGTCCACACAACTTCAGCAGCTTCGATGTCAATGAGTACACGGTGGCCGTGTTCGACGGCAACGCGCCTAGCCTCCCGAAGAAGGTGCCTACCGGCTTGCTCGGCAAGGTGGCAGCCAACGCCACCGCGAACAGATCCAGGACCGCTGCAGGGATAGCGGACTACCCAGATGCAGCGGCAACCGGCGGCCGTGGCCCTGCGAGTGTCTACGGGCTGGCCCAGTGCATCACCCAGATGACGGCGCAGGACTGCGGCAGCTGTCTCCGCGGCGCGCTGTCACGCCTCTCCGACGAGTTCAACTCCAGTGCCGGGATGCAGGTCCTTCGCCCCAGCTGCATGCTGCGGTACGCGGGCTCTCCCTTCTTCAACGCGTCCCTCCTGCCCGTGACCCATGTCGCCGTCCCAGAGGGCGACGGCGCCGCGGCTCCGGAAGGAAGCAATTCCCTTCCGCAGAGCAAAG ATCGAGTCAAGGTGATCGCACTTTCTTGTTTTGCGGGCGGGGCTGCTATACTCGCACTAATCCTAGTAGCATTGTGGAGCAAACGGAGAGGCCGGAAATCAAAGAGTGCCACGG GGGGTGGTAACTACAGCTACCAAACTCTGGTGAATGCCACTGCTAACTTCTCCGAGGAAAATCGGTTAGGATCTGGTGGATGCGGCGTAGTATACAAG GGAATACTGGAGAACAAGAAAGAAATAGCCATAAAAAAACTTGCGAGAAAAAATCTGAAAGAGCTGGAAAGGGAGGTTTCTCTGGTTGCGGAGCTTCAGCACGAGAACCTTGTCAAGTTCTTGGGCCATTGTTTTCAGGACGATAAGATGTTTCTTGTCTATGAGTACCTTAGCAGTAAAAGCTTAAGCAACTATTTCAAAG GTTCAGGCGACTATCAAAAACTGGATTGGGCAAAATGGCTCAACATCATCAAAGGGGTTGCACGTGGCCTTACTTATCTTCATCTTGATTCTGGGAAGGATATTGTTCATAGGGATCTCAAGCCATCTAACGTCCTCCTTGATTCCAACTTCGGTGCGAAAATCGCCGATTTCGATCTTGCAAGAGGGTACAACAGGGAGAGGAGTCATGAAAGCACTCGTAACACGGCCGGTACTTA TGGATACATAGCTCCAGAGTGCTATGCGGAAGGGAAATTCTCCACCAAATCGGACGTGTATAGCTTCGGGGTGATGGTGCTGGAGATCATAGTTGGGCAGAGCATCAATAGGTTCGAGAACGACAACTGCACCGGTCTCGTGGAACAT GTGTGGCAGCATTGGAGCGACCTTAGAGTTGGAGACGTGCTGGACAGGGACCATCTTGGCCTTGGGAACCATGAGCAGATGCAGCAAGCATCACGGTGCGTGCAGGTCGCGCTCCTCTGCGTTCAGAACGACCGGTCCAGGAGGCCGGCCATGGACGAGGTCACCTACTTCCTTAGCAATGAGATGCTTGTGCCGGATCCTTCTGCTCCCGGGTACATCACGGCGCCGGCCGGCAGCGGGCCGCCTGTGTGTTCGGTGAACGACGTGACGATCAGCATGACGGAGCCCCGATCCTGA